From Gemmatimonadaceae bacterium:
CCGTGCCGCTCGATCGCGTCGCCTCGGTTCGGGTGATCGGTGCCACGAGCGACAACGTGGCTACCGATGTCGTCGCGTCCGCGGGCGCGCTCCGCATCACCGCCAAGCCCACGTCAGTCGGACAGTACCTCGTCGTGTTGGCCACGAAGCCCGGTACACTGGCCAACACGTCCGCCGGCTTTCTCAAGTTCCTCGCCGCCGAGGGCGCGAGCGCCGAGGCGCGCCGACTGGGGGAAAGCTCGCTCACGCGCGACGCGGACAGCGTCATCTTCGAGCACGCCGTGCTCGCTTCGACGGTCGCCGAAGTCGGCCATGGCGGCGCACGCGCCTTCTCGCGCGCCGGCATTCTCCCCCTCGGCATCGTGCCGCTGGTCGATCCGGCCGTTCTCCGCGTCGGTGATACGCTGCGCCTTCAGCTCCGCGCCGACGGTCGGCCAGTGCCGCGCTTGGGCGTGGACGTAAAGACTGCTCTCGACACCACCGTTCGCGGCACCGGCGAGTACGCCTCCATGATCGCCGATTCCGCAGGTGTTGTGGCGATCCCGCTCTCCCGCGCCGGCGCGTGGATGTTGCGGACGGCGTGGGTGGCGCCTACGCAGCCAGCAGGAGCTCGCGTGATTCGCACGCGTGTGTGGCGCGCGACGTTCGTGTGGAACGTCCGGCCGCACGGTTGAGGGATCGGGAGGAACGCCTATCGAACGCGCGCCTCCGGTTCCGGTATTCTCCCACGAGGATGTCAGCGATCATCTGACTACCATCTCTTTTATTCACCATAAACTGCGATAGCCACACGGTCAAAGAGCAATGCCGTCGGTCGCCGCACTGGCCGAGGGCAGACGAGAAGCCGACTCCCTCGTCCCGGTTGCCTGCTCTCCACTTCGTCGTTGAAGGCCCCCCATGAAGCACAGGCTAAGTCAAACACTGCGGTTGGTCACGGCAGGCGCCTTGACTGGCTGCCTGCCGGTAGGCGGTGGCCACATGGGTGGGATGATGGGTGCACGAACGACCCCGCAGGATTCCGACGTGGCCATTCGTGCGGTCGCGGGGACAACTTGCCGTTCGGTGATCAGGGAGATTGCGGAGGGGGCGTGGCGCGTCACGCTCACAATGCCATGGGTAGCACCGAAGGACTCCCTGTTATACTTCGTGGACGTACGCCCCACGCACGCGGACGCATCGGCGACCGGGAGCCGCGTCACGCTTGTCGTGCGATCACTCCCAGATACCGCCGCCACGCCGGCCGTTCAGACAAGCATCTCGGCGCTGCGTACCGAAGGGCGATATCCGTTTGCGCCATCGCTGCCACGGCGAGGGCGGTATCGCGCCATCGTCACGGTCAGAGATACCACCGTCCGGGCCAGCGCGGTGACTCTAGAGCAAGAGATTGCGTTCGACGGCTGTGATCTGCCCACGATGCCTTCTCCGAAGCGCACGCCCCGGACCGCCGCCGCGCTTTCATGGATCGGGGTTGGCGCTGTCATCATGGGAGTCATGATGGTTCGGGGGATCCGATGACTCGACAACGTGATCATCTGGAGAGCACCGCCACCTCGGCGGGCGTGGGCCTGCTGTTCGGGGTGCTGCTGCTGCATCCGCTGACGATGGTGATCTATTGGTACGAATTCCATCCGGACATCGCCGGAGTGACGCATGTCGCGCAATTTGTGCTGTCACGAATGCGCGCCGGCTTTTTGCCAGCAATGTGGCCCATGACGGGACTGTTCATGATCATGGGAGGGGCGATGGGCGTGGCCGTTGGGTACACACTTCGCATCGTCTATCGGCGCGCTCGTCAGGTCGATCAGCTCCAAGCGGAGCTCGGCCGCAGCCTGGCGTCGCTGCTCGCATCGGGCGAGAGCGAGACGGTCGAATTCAAGGCTACTGCGCGCTGGGACCATAGTGTCGGCCGAGTAAATCGAGCGCTGGAACTCGCAATAGTTCGCTCAGCCGCAGCACTCATGAATACCCGCGGTGGCAGCGTGCTCATCGGCGTGGATGACTTGGGACATCCGTGCGGACTTACGTCGGACCTCGGGACACTTCGCCGCAAAAACCGCGATGGTTTTCAGCAGTTCGTCATCGGCTTGATCGAGCAGCATCTGGGTACGGCCGCATGCCGCTATGTACACGTGTTCTTTCACGCCGTAGGTGGCCACGACGTCTGTCGTGTGCTGGTCGAGCGCGCACCGTGGCCGGTATTCCTCACAGATCAGCATGTCGCGCGGTACTTCGTCAGGACCGGCAACAGTACACGCGAACTCGATGCGCGCGAAGCGCTGCAACACGTCATCGGAGAATCGGACCGTCATGCATGAGCCGTCGTCCTTGACAAACATTCCCCAGCCGCTCGGCTCCTCTGCGGAATCGGACGAATCGTGGTTCCTCGCGTGGCGTCGACGTGAACTCGCTCGCGTAGATGCCGTCGGCATGGCGTACCTCGACTACACCGGCGCAAGTCTCTTTGCTTCGTCTGTTCTCGCGCAAGATTTGAATCGTCTCTCGGCGACTGTGTTGGGGAACCCACACTCGCACTCGGCCCCCTCATTGGCTGCGACCGATGCCGTTTCGCAGGCGAGACGCGCCGTCTTGCAATTCCTCGGCGCGGACGACGCTGAGTACGCGGTGATCTTCACCGCCAATGCCTCCGCTGCGTGCAAGCTCGTCGGCGAGAGTTTTCCCTTCGAGACCGGAAGTGCGCTGCTCTTGGCCGCCGACAACCACAACTCCGTGGTGGGCATGCGAGAGTTCGCGCGGGCACGCGGGGCCACCGTGGAGATTCTGCCGATCTCCGCAGAGCTGCGGCTCACCATTCGGCCGGAGACACTCCCGGCCGCTCCGAGGGCTCCGTCGCTGCTGGCCATGCCCGCGCAAAGCAACTTTTCGGGCGTTCGGCATTCGTTGGACCTCGTCGCCGCGGCCCGGCGGCGTGGATGGCGGGTCTTGCTCGATGCCGCCGCCTATCTCCCGACTGCCGATCTGAATCTCACTGAGATTCAACCCGACTTTCTCTGTCTCTCCCTGTATAAGATCAGCGGCTACCCCACGGGGGTCGGCGCACTGGTTGCTCGCCGTGAGGCCTTGGCCACGCTGCGTCGCCCTTGGTTCGCGGGTGGCACTGTCGACTGGGTTTCGATGGCGCACGACCGCCACCGCCTAACGAACGCGGTGGAAGCCTTCGAAGATGGGAGCCCGCACTTTTTGGCCCTCGGTGCCGTGCCGCTGGCTTTGCGCGCCGTCGTCGAGAGTGATCGACCGCGATTGCGGCGGCATCTGGCGCGACTGACAGAGGCACTCATCATGGAGCTCGTCGACGCCTGCCATCCGGGGGGGCAGCCCTTGGTGCGGCTGCATGGCCCGCGCGATATGCATCAGCGCGGCTCAACCGTTTCGTTCACGCTCCTGGATCATCGAGGCGCCGCCATTCCCTTTTGGGAAGTTGAATCCGCAGCACGAGCGCACCGCGTGGCCGTTCGGGGTGGGTGCTTCTGTAATCCCGGGTGCGCCGAGCGGGCGTTCGGCTTGAGCGACGAGCGGATGCCGCAGTGCGTTGATCAATTGGGCGATCAGTTTTCCATCCCGGCCTTCGCGACCTGCATGGGGGATCGACCGGTCGGTGCTGTCCGCGTGTCCATGGGGCTCGGCTCGTTGCAGCGGGATGTGGAACAGTTCCTTCGCTTTGTGCACACCTTCGCGAGGGGCTAGCCTGGATGCGTCGAACAGGTTCGGATTGAGGACCGAGGTCATAAGCCTCAACCAATGAAGAGGTTCATGGCCACGAAGGCGGCGGCAACGGAGCGGTTCGACAAGCCAATGCAACGGCGGTGCTCGCGCGTTCGACTCGCGTAGCGCTGTGATGTGCCACCGGAGCCTTCCCGGCGGCGAGGTTCGCCGCCGCCTTATGGACCACGATGCCTGCTTCGTGCCTCTTGACCGGGGAAATGCTGACATACTCGTCAGAGATCGCCATGCTTGCGTTCTCTTTTATTCGTTATAAAATTGCCCCGACTAAGTCGACGGTGATGGTGCCGAGCTGCTGGAGCGTAGTCCTACCTACTCGAGTGAGGATTGTGTGACTGAACAGGGAGTGCCTCTCACCCGCGACGATTCGGCGCCGGAGGAGTCTCGAAAAGTGCTTCGTCGTCGACGCTTTCTCGTCACACTGAGTGGAGTGCTCGGTGCTTTCGCGGGGCTCCTAGCGACGGCCCCGTCGCTGATGGCGTTGTTTTCGCCAGTCTTTCGAAAGCCGGCCGCGAGTCGCTGGACCAAGGTGATCGATGACGTGAACACGGTCGACGTCGGCGTTCCGTTCAAGGTGGACTTCACCGAGACAATCAACGACGCATGGATCGAGACGCGAGCCTTGCGAAGCGTGTGGTTGTATACCGATGACGCCGTTTCGTTTCGCGCATTCAGTTCCGTCTGTACCCACTTGGGCTGCAGCGTTGGTCATGATGCCGAACAGAAGCGCTTTCACTGCCCGTGTCACCACGGGCTCTTCGATGTGAAGACCGGTGAGGTGCTGGGCGGGCCGCCGCCGCGACCGCTCGATTCGCTCCCGGTGAAAGTGGTGGACGGCGAAGTGTTCATCCAGCACCTGACATTTCGCACGGGCATCGCATCCAAGGTGGAGACATGAGCGAGCCCGATCCTTCAATCTCGGAGCGCGGATGGCTGGATCGTCGGCTCGACCTACGCGGACTCTATCGCGGTCTCCTCGATCGTCCGGTTCCCAGTGGTCTCACATGGTGGCATACCTTGGGCAGCGCCACCCTCGCAGTCTTCCTGGTGCAACTCGTCAGCGGCCTGGTGTTGGCGATGTTTTACGCGCCCTCTCCTGACCACGCCTACAACAGCATCAAGTTTCTCGAGCAGCAGGTCGCGGCGGGCCGTGTTCTTCGAGCGGTTCACCACTGGGGCTCGAGTGCCATGGTGGTGCTGGCGCTGCTGCATACACTCCGGGTGTTTGCAATGGGTGCGTACAAATACCCGCGCGAGGTGAACTGGATAATCGGCGTGGGCTTGCTCGGTCTGGTACTCGGCTTCGGCTTCACCGGATACTTGCTGCCGTGGGACCAGCGCGCTTATTGGGCAACGCAAGTCGGTACAAGCATCGCCAGCACCGTGCCCTACATCGGCGGCGACTTGGCGCTGTTGTTAAAGGGCGGATCGCAACTCGGCGCGGCCACGCTCACGCGGTTCTATGCGTTTCATGTGCTTTGGCTACCTGGCGGGATCGTCGTGCTGATAGCGATGCATCTGGCGATGGTGGTACGGCAGGGCATTGCGGCGCCAGCGCGTCTGCTGGAAACAGGTGCGCCCGCACGGACGGACGATGCCGAGTACGTGGAGCACTACGCGCGGGTCTACGAGGGAAGCAAGCAAGGCGGCGTGCGATTCTGGCCGGACATTATTGCGAAGGATGTGGTCGCGTCGCTGCTCGTCATTGTCGTGCTCTTCGTCGTGGCGTGGTGGGCTGGAGCACCGATCGAGGCACCGGCCGATCCGACCGACAACTCATACATCCCCACACCCGAATGGTACTTTCTACCATTTTTTCAGTTGCTGAAGTTGTTTCCAGGGTCGATGGAAGCTACCGTCGCCATCGGGGTGCCGTCCCTTTTGGCAGTGGTCTTCTTGGGGCTGCCCCTGTTTGATCGCCGAAGCACGAGGCGCTTGAGGGGGCGTCCGTTCGCTGCGCTCGGAGCAAGCGTGCTTCTCGGCGGCTCGGTCGTCCTCTTGGGAGCGGCCGTGCGCGACGCGCAACAGACTGTCGCACCGGAAACCGGTCGAGTCTTGAGCTCAGTCGCGCGCGCGGGTCGCGCCACCTTTCGGCGACAATGCGCGAGCTGTCACGTGGTCGACGGATCGGGAGGTTCTGACGGGCCCGAGCTGACTCTTGTCGGTGCGCGCCACAGTATCGCTTGGCTGCACAGTTTCATCGAGAATCCGAGCGCATTCCACGCCGATTCCAAGATGTCCGCCTTTGGCCCTCCGTCGTTAAGTCACCAAGAGATCGAGGAGATCGCGCAGTACCTCAGCGCCTTGCGCGGCAGGCCGGGCAAGGAGGCCGCATTGGCGATTCGCGATACGTTTCCGTCTCCGATCCCCTCTGCGCCGGGGCGCGCCCCTCAGACATCCCCGCCCAACTAGCGCAATCGTCATCCTTTGCGTCACCGTCTATCCTCTTTCCGTGGAGACGTTCTATATGAGCGGGATTCGCATTCTTACGCTTTGGGGTAGCCTGCTCGCGGCGCTCCCGTTGCCCCTACATGCACTGCCCCCTTGGGCGCGACGCTACAACATGAACTGCTCGGGATGCCATTCCCCCGCCGTTCCACGCCTGAACGCAACGGGCATCGCCTTCAAGTGGGCCGGCTACCGGATGCCAGACGATATCGGCGTCAGCGTCGACGTCAAGAAGGTCGAGAACTATCTGGCGGCTCGGGTGATTGGCGCCTATGACCGCGTTGCGCGCAAGAATGAAGCACGTGAAGCGGACGGCATCTCTATACCGTCGGCGAGCTTCTTTGCGGCCGGACCGCTGGGCAAGCGATACGGGGCATACCTCGAATTTGAACGCACGCCGGACGCCGCCATCGACCTCATTGGTTCCATCTCAGGGATCTGGGGCAAGGAGTCTCGCTACAGCGGATTCCGGCTGGCGCAGGGCCACCTCCTGTTCGCTGCAGGCGGCGTCGCTGGGTTCGATCGAGCCACAGCGATCTTCACGCCGCTCGCATACGATGAATCGGTTACCGAACGCATTCCGCTGCGACTTGGCGGCGATCAGACCGGGGCAGAGGTGTTCACCGTACTGGGTGGAAGAAATCGCGTCGCGCTTCAGGTGCTCAACGGCTTGGTTGTCGGCTCAGGGGAAGGTGGGGCTGCGGTCTCAAAGCGTGATGTCGTGCTCACCAATCAGTTCATCTGGGATGATGCGGGCAGTGGACTAGGGCTTGCGGCTTACGCCGGCAATGCGCTTGGCGTCGTGCCGCAGCAGTCCGATGTCAGCACGCGGTACTACCGGCTCGCGGTGACGGCCAACAAGATCCTCCAACGCTTTGAAGTGCTCGGCGGCTATGTGATGGGGCGGGACCGCTACAAGTCGAGCGGTGTGAGCGAAGCGAGATCAGACCCTGTGTCTGGAGACGCCTGGTGGTTACAGGCGCAGTACACGATCAACAAGTTGCCCTTGACCCTTCTTTCGCGGTATGAGTATCTCAACCGCGACCGAGCGATTCGCGACTTGGGCCGAACGCGCGTGGCGGTGGGAGCCGTTCTCCCGTTGAATGTCCCGGAGTATCTCCGTTGGAGCATCGAGCTCTATCGCGATCAGATCCAATCGGACGCACAGGCGAGACGCACGGGGCTCGCGACGCGTTTGCAGGTCGCATACTGATGGCGGGCGCCCGCGCCTCGCGGACAACTTATTTCTCTAGCTGGGACCCATATGTCGCTCTCATCACTGCTCCGGCTCGCGCTTCTGACTGGTACCGTCAGCGGAAGCGCGCGTGAACTGCTCAAACTCGAGTCTTCTCCGATCGGCGAGGGAATGGCGATGTCGGCTGCCGTCGTCGCGTCGCGACTGCAAGTTGATGGCAAGGCGTTGTACCTCGAGCACTGTAAGGCCTGCCACGGCGTACTTGGGGCGCCAACCAAGCAAGCCCTCAAGAAGTACAACAGGATTCCCAGCTTTGCTGATCCCGGGTTCTTTGCGAAGCGTTCGGATGATTCACTCGTAACGGTGGTTCGCAAAGGTGCGGGCCGCGACATGCAGAGCTTGGCCGACAAGCTCTCGAACGAGGAGATGCGCGCCGTCGCTCGGTACATCCGCACGCTCGCCAAGGCGCCTTGACCGACATCTGGGGCGCGCGAGCTCCGATTTTCGCTGGTCGCGTCGCGCGTCTGCGCGATCAACAGCCTTGATCGCGCAGATGTCATGGGAGGCGATCGTTCGGGACGGCCTCGGGGCGTGTATTCTGGCGCCACCGCGCAGTGGCGACTCGGCCCCCGGGCCCCCCGAACTGCGAGTCGCCGCAGCGGTTCACGTCGTGCGGTCCGGACGACGTGTGCCAAGAGGCCGCCGCATCCGAGACGCTTGAGTCGTGCCGCTCATTGATGATCCCAGGAGAAGGGAGTCCACTGCGGCTGTCACGATCCCCTCACACGTTGACTCCTACCCGCGCCGTCGCCCTTCTATCGGGCGGATCGTTCGGCCGGCGCGCGACATACAGCGAGACTGACCCGGTTGGCGTGGGCACGACGTCGCACTCCTCGACGTCGATGAAACCCGCGTCCCGCATCAGGCCGGGGAGCACGCCAAGGCTGTTGGGGACAGTGGTGGCCCGCCCGTCGACAGCTTGGATCACGAGGAAAAGTGCACGCATGAGACGCGTGCGCTGGAGCCCGTAGTCCGCGACCACCAGAGCACCCCCTGGTCGCAACGTGGCGAAGGCGGCCGCGAGGAGAGCATGCTTCACGGGCGTTGTACAGTGATGGAAGAGCAGCGACGAAACAACAGTGGTCGCGCGCCCGGCGCCGACCACCGCGGGCAACCGGTCCCCCATCGCCTCGTGCCAAGTCACGTTGACCCCCTCGCGCGCCGACTTCCGGCGGGCGATCGCCAGCACGGCGGGATCGGGATCAACGCCGAGCACCTCCGAGGCCTGGCACGCTTGCTTGAGCTGGATGGCTAAGGTCCCGGTTCCGCAGCCGAGGTCGACGAGGACGTCGCCCGGGCTCGGCGCCGCGAGCGCAACCAGCGCGGCGCGCCAGCGGCGCTCGCGCGTGAATAAAGCGATCATCCCGTCGTAGGCGGCGGTGGATCCGAGTCGGCCAAGGGCTGGCGTGATGGCGGGACTGTCTTGGGGCTTGTCCGCCAATGGCGACCGCGGCGGGCGTGGTGGTGGGGCGGGCGCGGGGAGCATGAGCGATGGTTTGCGGACGGACTCGAACGGTAGGTAACCCATGCGTGGGGAGGGCATTGCGGTCATGGGTCAGCGATGTGCAACACCTGAAAGCTAAGCCGCGGTTTTGCGATCTGCGTCGCCGGCCGCACCGCCCGAAGTGGCGTCCGGACCACTGAGGCCGCCCAATTCAGTCGAGGACTCGAAGGGCATTGCCGAGTAGAATACTCAGCATTACTTTAACATTATATGATATTCGTTCTCATCCGAAAGTCTTCGCCATGAATTGCGCTCTCCGCCTACCGTTTCTCGTTTTCGCAGCCACGCCAACGATGATCGATGCGCAAACGTTGGCACCGCCGCGCGACTCGAGTACGCGGCTACCAGGCATGAGCATCATCGGGACCGCGACAGACCGGAACACGATTCCGGGAGGTGCACAGGTGCTTGACCGCGGCACGTTACAGCGCGCGCGCGTATCCTCGACCAACGAGGCCCTGCGCAAACTCGCCGGGGTAACTGTTCGCGACGAGGAGGGGTTGGGATTGCGACCCAACATCGGAATCCGTGGGCTCAACCCCACCCGCTCCACCAAGACGCTGCTGCTTGAGGACGGCATCCCGATCACGCTGGCGCCCTATGGCGACAACGCGGCGTACTACCACCCGCCGGTCGGCCGCATGGAGCGCATCGAGGTGCTGAAGGGGGCGGGCTCGATTCTGCACGGCCCCCAGACGGTCGGCGGCGTCATCAACTACATCACGCCGGGTCTGCCCGTCGAGAGCGGTGCGACGCTCCGCTTCACGGGTGGCAGCAATGGATTGGCAAACGGTTATTTCCGCGGGGCGGCCGTCAACGGCGACGCTGGTGCCGTGGTCGACCTTGGCCGCTGGCGCGCCGAGGGCGCCCGCGAGAACGTGAGTTCGGACGTGACCGATGCGTCCATCAAGCTCTTCGTGCCGCTCGCTGCGGGCCACCGACTGATCGCCAAGACCAACGTGTACCGTGAGGCGTCGCAGGTCACGTACTCTGGACTGACCGAAGACGAGTGGGCCACCAATCCCCGCCAGAATCCGTTTCGCAACGACGTCTTTACCATTGATCGGCTTGGCGGGACCGTCGCTCACGAGTTCAGCCGCAAGGCGCGGCGCCTCACCACCACCGTGTACGGCCACGACATCTCACGGCCTTGGTGGCGGCAATCCTCGAACTCTTCTCAGCGCCCGAATGACCGCAGCGATCCGGCCTGCGGCGGAATGCAGAATCTCGAATCCGGTTGTGGCAACGAGGGGCGGGTCCGTCGTTATCGGGTGCTCGGCGCCGAGTCGCGTTACAGCCATCCGCTGCGACTGTCGACCATGTTCGGCACATTGGACGCGGGCGCCCGTCTGCACCGCGAGGTGCAGGAGCGCCAACAGATCAACGGGGCGTCCTTCAATAGTCGCACCGCCGGCCCGACCACCAACCCAGGCTCCGGCCTGGTCGAGGACAACCGTCGGAGCACGGATGCCGTAGCCGGCTGGGCACAGGCACGACTGGGCACCGCGCGCTTCACCGTGACCTCGGGGCTTCGCATCGAGCGCATCGACATCGCGCGGCGCAACTTCCGACCCGTCGCTGAAAGCCCGGATGGCGTCTCCGGTGCAACGTCGCTGACCGAACTGATTCCGGGGGTGGGCACCACGTTCACTGCGTTGCCGACGATCACCCTGTTCGCCGGCGCGCATCGCGGATTCAGTCCGCCGCGCAACGAGGACATCATCAGCAACACGACCGGCAGCGTGGTGGAGCTCGATCCCGAGCGCAGCTGGAACTATGAAGCGGGTCTGCGCTGGGTGCCACGTGCCACGTGGACGGTGGACATGACCGCCTTCCGGATGGACTTCTCTAACCAGATCATCCCGGCCAGCGTCGCCGGTGGTACCGGCGCCACGCTGACGAGCGCTGGCCGCACGCTGCATCAGGGGCTGGAGCTGGACGTCCGCGCCGACCTGGGTGCCGGGCGCGCCGTGACGCCGTTCGTGCAGCTCGCCACGACGTGGGTGCCGGTGGCCCGCACCGAGGGCACTCGCTTCGCCTACATCGGTGCCGGTGGCGCTGACGTGGCCGGCAAAGTGTACGCCGAGCAAAATGGCACAGGCACCCGCACCCGGCTGGACGTGAGCGGGAAGCGCTTGCCGTATGCGCCGGCGCTGACGACCACGGCGACGCTCGGCCTGCGGCATCGCGGTGGCGCCGACGTGTCCGTCGAGGCGGTGCACCTCGGACAGCAGTTCGGCGATGCGGCCAACACGCGTGTTACCGTGGCCGACGGCCAGCAGGGCATCCTGCCGGCGAACACCCTCTGGAATGTCGCCGGTAACGTGCCGCTCCGGCGGCTGGGCGTGACGGCGTTTGCGACGGCCAAGAACCTCTTCGGGGAGCTGGTGATAGTGGATCGCACCCGAGGGCTTCTGCCTGGCATGCGACGCATGGTGCAGGCTGGGCTCGAGCGCTCGTTCTGAGCGGCCTGCACCGCGTCACGAGGGCGTGCCCCTCATCGGCGGTATCAGGATGCAGTCATGGCGCGCGAACACTGCGACTGATCTGGTGAGTCTTCTCGGCACGTCGATGCGGGCTCAGGTCATCAGGTCCCGTCTAGTCCGTGCCCGCTGCGACCCAACCAACGGTGCACCGTCCGGACGTAGGACTCGAACGGGGCATCAAAACGCGCCCGCAGCGCCCGCTCCTCTGCCGGGATCTGCACGCGATCCAAGTACACGCCGAGCAGTCCTGGGCCGAACAGCGCGAGCGGCGAGCCCAACGCCACCGCCGCGCCGGCCGCTACGCTCACGAAGCCCACGTACATCGGATTGCGGGTCCAGCGGTACACCCCCTCGGCGACGAGCGTCGTGGCGCGCTCGGGGTAGCGCGGATCGACGGTCGTGCGCTGCCGGCGGAATGCCGCGACCCCCGCGCCGGCCACGGCCAGGCCGCCAGCGGCGATGAGACCGCCGAGCAGTCGGAGCGCGCCCGATATGGACGAACGAGCGGATCGGCCACCGCAGACGCCGCACTCAACGCGATGGCGCTGAGAAGCATGAGGACGGGAGGAATCCGCATCGCAGTGTGTTTGGAGTTCCGGGAGCGATTGCGCGCGGCTTTGGACTGCGCATCCTGATGCCATTTGGGGGCACGACATCCAGAGCTTAACGGTATGCGGCGTCAGTCTCGCCATCCATCGGCCGACCGCAGGGCTCCGACGTCCCTATGTCGTCGAAGATGGACGCGGCGTCGCTGACATTCGCGCATACCCGGCCCCAGCCGGCAGCTAGCTGGTCCTCGCGTCAACGCGCGAGCGGCCCTTGACCCTCTACTCGACTAGAGGGTGTACTGTGCACACGTGAAGGGTTTGCCCGGTCACATGGACTTGGGCACCGATTCGTCCACCGGGCTCCATCCATGGCCGCCAAGAACCGGCTGATCCAGATCAAGGCGAGTGGCATGATGTGCTCGTTCTGCACCATGTCCGTCGAGAAGGCGCTCGCGCGCGTCCCAGGCGTGAACAGCGTGCAGGTCAACCTCGTCCACGGCATCATCCTCGTCGACGCGGACCGCGCTCGCGTGACCGAGCAGCAGGTCGCCAAGAAAGTCGAAGACTTGGGCTACACCGTGGTGGCGACCGAGGCGCAGCAGGTG
This genomic window contains:
- a CDS encoding DUF4198 domain-containing protein; this translates as VPLDRVASVRVIGATSDNVATDVVASAGALRITAKPTSVGQYLVVLATKPGTLANTSAGFLKFLAAEGASAEARRLGESSLTRDADSVIFEHAVLASTVAEVGHGGARAFSRAGILPLGIVPLVDPAVLRVGDTLRLQLRADGRPVPRLGVDVKTALDTTVRGTGEYASMIADSAGVVAIPLSRAGAWMLRTAWVAPTQPAGARVIRTRVWRATFVWNVRPHG
- a CDS encoding ATP-binding protein → MTRQRDHLESTATSAGVGLLFGVLLLHPLTMVIYWYEFHPDIAGVTHVAQFVLSRMRAGFLPAMWPMTGLFMIMGGAMGVAVGYTLRIVYRRARQVDQLQAELGRSLASLLASGESETVEFKATARWDHSVGRVNRALELAIVRSAAALMNTRGGSVLIGVDDLGHPCGLTSDLGTLRRKNRDGFQQFVIGLIEQHLGTAACRYVHVFFHAVGGHDVCRVLVERAPWPVFLTDQHVARYFVRTGNSTRELDAREALQHVIGESDRHA
- a CDS encoding aminotransferase class V-fold PLP-dependent enzyme, with amino-acid sequence MAYLDYTGASLFASSVLAQDLNRLSATVLGNPHSHSAPSLAATDAVSQARRAVLQFLGADDAEYAVIFTANASAACKLVGESFPFETGSALLLAADNHNSVVGMREFARARGATVEILPISAELRLTIRPETLPAAPRAPSLLAMPAQSNFSGVRHSLDLVAAARRRGWRVLLDAAAYLPTADLNLTEIQPDFLCLSLYKISGYPTGVGALVARREALATLRRPWFAGGTVDWVSMAHDRHRLTNAVEAFEDGSPHFLALGAVPLALRAVVESDRPRLRRHLARLTEALIMELVDACHPGGQPLVRLHGPRDMHQRGSTVSFTLLDHRGAAIPFWEVESAARAHRVAVRGGCFCNPGCAERAFGLSDERMPQCVDQLGDQFSIPAFATCMGDRPVGAVRVSMGLGSLQRDVEQFLRFVHTFARG
- a CDS encoding Rieske (2Fe-2S) protein, which produces MTEQGVPLTRDDSAPEESRKVLRRRRFLVTLSGVLGAFAGLLATAPSLMALFSPVFRKPAASRWTKVIDDVNTVDVGVPFKVDFTETINDAWIETRALRSVWLYTDDAVSFRAFSSVCTHLGCSVGHDAEQKRFHCPCHHGLFDVKTGEVLGGPPPRPLDSLPVKVVDGEVFIQHLTFRTGIASKVET
- a CDS encoding cytochrome b N-terminal domain-containing protein; amino-acid sequence: MSEPDPSISERGWLDRRLDLRGLYRGLLDRPVPSGLTWWHTLGSATLAVFLVQLVSGLVLAMFYAPSPDHAYNSIKFLEQQVAAGRVLRAVHHWGSSAMVVLALLHTLRVFAMGAYKYPREVNWIIGVGLLGLVLGFGFTGYLLPWDQRAYWATQVGTSIASTVPYIGGDLALLLKGGSQLGAATLTRFYAFHVLWLPGGIVVLIAMHLAMVVRQGIAAPARLLETGAPARTDDAEYVEHYARVYEGSKQGGVRFWPDIIAKDVVASLLVIVVLFVVAWWAGAPIEAPADPTDNSYIPTPEWYFLPFFQLLKLFPGSMEATVAIGVPSLLAVVFLGLPLFDRRSTRRLRGRPFAALGASVLLGGSVVLLGAAVRDAQQTVAPETGRVLSSVARAGRATFRRQCASCHVVDGSGGSDGPELTLVGARHSIAWLHSFIENPSAFHADSKMSAFGPPSLSHQEIEEIAQYLSALRGRPGKEAALAIRDTFPSPIPSAPGRAPQTSPPN
- a CDS encoding cytochrome c, with translation MSLSSLLRLALLTGTVSGSARELLKLESSPIGEGMAMSAAVVASRLQVDGKALYLEHCKACHGVLGAPTKQALKKYNRIPSFADPGFFAKRSDDSLVTVVRKGAGRDMQSLADKLSNEEMRAVARYIRTLAKAP
- a CDS encoding methyltransferase domain-containing protein, coding for MIALFTRERRWRAALVALAAPSPGDVLVDLGCGTGTLAIQLKQACQASEVLGVDPDPAVLAIARRKSAREGVNVTWHEAMGDRLPAVVGAGRATTVVSSLLFHHCTTPVKHALLAAAFATLRPGGALVVADYGLQRTRLMRALFLVIQAVDGRATTVPNSLGVLPGLMRDAGFIDVEECDVVPTPTGSVSLYVARRPNDPPDRRATARVGVNV
- a CDS encoding TonB-dependent receptor, whose product is MLDRGTLQRARVSSTNEALRKLAGVTVRDEEGLGLRPNIGIRGLNPTRSTKTLLLEDGIPITLAPYGDNAAYYHPPVGRMERIEVLKGAGSILHGPQTVGGVINYITPGLPVESGATLRFTGGSNGLANGYFRGAAVNGDAGAVVDLGRWRAEGARENVSSDVTDASIKLFVPLAAGHRLIAKTNVYREASQVTYSGLTEDEWATNPRQNPFRNDVFTIDRLGGTVAHEFSRKARRLTTTVYGHDISRPWWRQSSNSSQRPNDRSDPACGGMQNLESGCGNEGRVRRYRVLGAESRYSHPLRLSTMFGTLDAGARLHREVQERQQINGASFNSRTAGPTTNPGSGLVEDNRRSTDAVAGWAQARLGTARFTVTSGLRIERIDIARRNFRPVAESPDGVSGATSLTELIPGVGTTFTALPTITLFAGAHRGFSPPRNEDIISNTTGSVVELDPERSWNYEAGLRWVPRATWTVDMTAFRMDFSNQIIPASVAGGTGATLTSAGRTLHQGLELDVRADLGAGRAVTPFVQLATTWVPVARTEGTRFAYIGAGGADVAGKVYAEQNGTGTRTRLDVSGKRLPYAPALTTTATLGLRHRGGADVSVEAVHLGQQFGDAANTRVTVADGQQGILPANTLWNVAGNVPLRRLGVTAFATAKNLFGELVIVDRTRGLLPGMRRMVQAGLERSF
- a CDS encoding isoprenylcysteine carboxylmethyltransferase family protein, with product MAGAGVAAFRRQRTTVDPRYPERATTLVAEGVYRWTRNPMYVGFVSVAAGAAVALGSPLALFGPGLLGVYLDRVQIPAEERALRARFDAPFESYVRTVHRWLGRSGHGLDGT